The Dasypus novemcinctus isolate mDasNov1 chromosome 12, mDasNov1.1.hap2, whole genome shotgun sequence genome includes a window with the following:
- the LOC101423451 gene encoding galectin-2-like has translation MSETCEAANMAMKLGTTLMIKGKIAKDVDRFAINLGEGPEKLGLHFNPRYDQSSIVLNSFDGGWGKEVVVDHLRFARGSEITVIMTFDSDGFKVTLPDLHQITFPNRLGLSQVPYLGVSDGFSITSMKFD, from the exons ATGTCG GAGACATGTGAGGCTGCGAATATGGCCATGAAGTTGGGGACAACCCTGATGATCAAGGGCAAAATTGCCAAAGATGTTGATCG CTTTGCGATTAATCTGGGTGAAGGGCCCGAGAAGCTGGGCCTGCACTTCAACCCTCGCTACGACCAGTCCTCCATTGTCCTCAACTCGTTTGACGGCGGATGGGGGAAGGAGGTTGTGGTAGATCATCTGCGCTTTGCCCGAGGGTCAGAGATCACG GTCATAATGACCTTTGATAGTGACGGATTCAAGGTGACGCTGCCAGACTTGCACCAGATCACCTTCCCTAACAGGCTGGGCCTCTCCCAGGTGCCCTACCTGGGCGTGTCGGATGGCTTCAGCATCACCTCCATGAAGTTTGACTGA
- the LOC105744662 gene encoding galectin-2-like — protein MAMKLGTTLMIKGKIAKDVDRADLQGALTDGVRRPALEPSRGRAPPPGGACIAINLGEGPEKLGLHFNPRYDQSTIVLNTFDGEWGKELVVDHLRFARGSEITVVMTFDSDGFKVTLPDWHQISFPNILGLSQLPYLSVEGGGSASPP, from the exons ATGGCCATGAAGTTGGGGACAACCCTGATGATCAAGGGCAAAATTGCCAAAGATGTTGATCG GGCCGACCTCCAGGGGGCGCTGACCGATGGTGTTCGCCGCCCTGCCCTAGAGCCCAGCAGAGGCAGAGCTCCGCCTCCAGGGGGCGCCTGT ATTGCGATTAATCTGGGTGAAGGGCCCGAGAAGCTGGGCCTGCACTTCAACCCTCGCTACGACCAGTCCACCATTGTCCTCAACACGTTTGACGGCGAATGGGGGAAGGAGCTTGTGGTAGATCATCTGCGCTTTGCCCGAGGGTCAGAGATCACG GTCGTAATGACCTTTGATAGTGACGGATTCAAGGTGACGCTGCCAGACTGGCACCAGATCAGCTTCCCTAACATACTGGGCCTCTCCCAGCTGCCCTACCTGAGCGTGGAGGGGGGGGGGTCAGCATCTCCTCCCTGA
- the LOC105744664 gene encoding galectin-2-like has protein sequence MPRIFGTSLKIKGKIAKDADRFAINLGRGRDKLGLTLSPHLDESSIVCTPWDGTWGPENVEKHMPLRPGSEFTLTVAFESEGFKVTLPDGYQFSFPNRLGLCQLPYLSGQGGSASPP, from the exons ATGCCCCGCATTTTCGGGACATCCCTGAAGATCAAGGGCAAAATTGCCAAAGATGCTGATCG GTTTGCGATTAATCTGGGCCGGGGGCGGGACAAGCTGGGCCTGACCTTGAGCCCTCACTTGGACGAGTCCTCCATTGTCTGCACCCCATGGGATGGCACGTGGGGGcctgagaatgtggagaaacacaTGCCCCTTCGCCCAGGGTCAGAATTCACG CTCACTGTGGCCTTTGAGAGTGAGGGATTCAAGGTTACGCTGCCAGATGGGTATCAGTTCAGCTTCCCCAACAGGCTGGGGCTCTGCCAGCTGCCCTACCTGAGTGGGCAGGGGGGGTCAGCATCTCCTCCCTGA